One stretch of Streptomyces sp. A2-16 DNA includes these proteins:
- a CDS encoding dihydrodipicolinate synthase family protein, whose product MSSEAHLTQRAALADVVAIPVTPFAEDGTVDQDTHRALLRRLLDGGITTLTPNGNTGEFYALSPEERRLVTELTVEEAGDRADILVGVGHDVPTAVASARHARELGAGMVMVHQPVHPYVSQHGWVDYHRAIASAVPELGVVPYIRNAQLTGERLAELADACPNVIGVKYAVPDAARFAAFARDAGLERFVWVAGLAEPYAPSYFSAGATGFTSGLVNVAPAVSLNMIEALRSGDYAAAMKVWEQIRRFEELRAANGSADNVTVVKEALASLGLCRREVRPPSRELPESQRSEVAAIAAGWSI is encoded by the coding sequence ATGAGCAGCGAGGCCCATCTGACCCAGCGGGCCGCCCTGGCCGACGTGGTCGCGATCCCGGTGACCCCGTTCGCCGAGGACGGCACCGTCGACCAGGACACCCATCGGGCCCTGCTGCGCCGGCTGCTCGACGGGGGCATCACCACCCTCACCCCCAACGGGAACACCGGCGAGTTCTACGCCCTCAGCCCCGAGGAGCGCCGCCTCGTCACGGAGCTGACGGTCGAGGAGGCCGGGGACCGGGCGGACATCCTCGTCGGCGTCGGGCACGACGTCCCCACCGCCGTCGCCTCCGCCCGGCACGCCCGGGAGCTCGGCGCGGGCATGGTCATGGTCCACCAGCCCGTCCATCCCTATGTCTCGCAGCACGGCTGGGTCGACTACCACCGCGCGATCGCCTCGGCCGTCCCGGAGCTCGGGGTCGTCCCGTACATCCGCAACGCCCAGCTCACCGGCGAGCGCCTCGCCGAACTCGCCGACGCCTGCCCGAACGTGATCGGGGTGAAGTACGCCGTCCCGGACGCGGCCCGGTTCGCCGCCTTCGCGCGGGACGCGGGACTCGAACGCTTCGTGTGGGTCGCCGGGCTCGCCGAGCCGTACGCGCCCTCCTACTTCTCCGCGGGCGCCACCGGCTTCACCTCCGGGCTGGTGAACGTCGCCCCGGCCGTCTCGCTGAACATGATCGAAGCGCTTCGATCCGGTGACTACGCGGCCGCCATGAAGGTCTGGGAGCAGATCCGCCGCTTCGAGGAACTCCGCGCGGCGAACGGCTCCGCCGACAACGTCACCGTCGTCAAGGAGGCCCTCGCCTCGCTCGGCCTGTGCCGTCGCGAGGTCCGCCCGCCCAGCCGCGAGCTGCCCGAGTCCCAGCGCTCCGAGGTCGCCGCCATAGCCGCCGGGTGGTCGATATGA
- a CDS encoding carbohydrate ABC transporter permease, whose amino-acid sequence MITKEATEVAPAPVRETPEPPRSVKQRRSWDEVPRWQIYTPLSIYLVFTLIPFYWILLFALRPAGSTSLVPWPITFDHFEKVWTERSFGTYFENSVYVGLATLVMTTLVALAGGYALARFDFKVKNAFMLALLCSQFVPGALLLVPLFEIFAELKMINSLGSVIIAETVFQLPLSMILISNFIKNVPYSLEEAAWVDGCNRMTSFRIVVLPLLRPGLIAVGSFAFVHSWNHFLFALMFLNNQDKQTIPVGLNTLMSADSVDLGALAAGGIIAAVPVVIVFAFIQKWLITGFSAGAVKG is encoded by the coding sequence GTGATCACCAAGGAGGCCACGGAGGTCGCACCTGCGCCCGTGCGCGAGACACCCGAACCGCCGCGCTCGGTCAAGCAGCGCCGTTCCTGGGACGAGGTCCCGCGCTGGCAGATCTACACACCGCTGTCGATCTACCTCGTCTTCACGCTCATCCCCTTCTACTGGATCCTCCTCTTCGCGCTGCGCCCGGCCGGCTCGACCTCGCTCGTGCCCTGGCCGATCACCTTCGACCACTTCGAGAAGGTGTGGACGGAGCGGTCATTCGGCACGTACTTCGAGAACAGCGTGTACGTCGGTCTCGCCACGCTGGTGATGACGACCCTGGTCGCGCTGGCCGGCGGCTACGCCCTCGCCCGGTTCGACTTCAAGGTCAAGAACGCGTTCATGCTGGCCCTGCTGTGCTCCCAGTTCGTGCCGGGCGCGCTGCTGCTGGTGCCGCTCTTCGAGATCTTCGCCGAGCTGAAGATGATCAACTCGCTGGGCAGTGTCATCATCGCCGAGACGGTCTTCCAGTTGCCGCTGTCGATGATCCTGATCAGCAACTTCATCAAGAACGTGCCGTACTCCCTGGAGGAGGCGGCCTGGGTCGACGGCTGCAACAGGATGACGTCCTTCAGGATCGTCGTGCTGCCCCTTCTGCGGCCCGGTCTGATCGCCGTCGGCTCCTTCGCCTTCGTGCACTCCTGGAACCACTTCCTGTTCGCCCTGATGTTCCTCAACAACCAGGACAAGCAGACGATCCCGGTCGGCCTCAACACCCTGATGAGCGCGGACAGCGTCGACCTCGGCGCGCTGGCCGCCGGCGGCATCATCGCCGCGGTGCCCGTGGTGATCGTGTTCGCCTTCATCCAGAAGTGGCTCATCACGGGCTTCAGCGCGGGGGCGGTGAAGGGATGA
- the araD gene encoding L-arabinonate dehydratase: protein MTDRERMRPEELRSHQWYGTEGQLRTWSHNARMRQLGYEDEEYRGRAVIAVLNTWSDINPCHVHLRERAEAVKRGVWQAGGFPLEFPVATLSETYQKPTPMLYRNLLAMETEELLRSYPIDAAVLLGGCDKSTPALLMGAASADVASIFVPAGPMLPGHWRGETLGSGTDMWKYWDEHRAGNLTDCELRELQGGLARSPGHCMTMGTASTMTAAAETLGMTLPGASSIPAVDSAHERMAAASGRRAVELAWTGLRPSEILTREAFEDAVTAVLGLGGSTNAVIHLIAMAGRCGVALTLDDFDRIARTVPVLANVRPGGQTYLMEDFYFAGGLPAFLSRITDLLHPDRPTVNGTLGAQVEGAVVHDDDVIRTRENPVASEGGVAVLRGNLCPDGAVIKHISAEPHLLKHTGPAVVFDDYRTMQRTINDPELNITADSVLVLRNSGPKGGPGMPEYGMLPIPDHLLKQGVRDMVRISDARMSGTSYGACALHIAPESYVGGPLALVRTGDSITLDVEARSLQLNVDDEELERRRTEWTPPPTRYERGYGALYNDQITQANTGCDFEFLARSGKVPDPYAG from the coding sequence ATGACGGACAGGGAGCGCATGAGGCCGGAGGAACTGCGCAGCCACCAGTGGTACGGCACCGAGGGCCAGTTGCGGACCTGGTCGCACAACGCCCGCATGCGCCAGCTCGGTTACGAGGACGAGGAGTACCGGGGCCGCGCGGTGATCGCCGTCCTCAACACGTGGTCCGACATCAACCCCTGCCACGTCCATCTGCGCGAGCGCGCCGAAGCCGTCAAGCGCGGGGTGTGGCAGGCCGGCGGCTTCCCGCTCGAATTCCCGGTCGCCACGCTCTCGGAGACGTACCAGAAGCCCACCCCGATGCTCTACCGCAATCTGCTCGCGATGGAGACCGAGGAACTGCTGCGGTCGTATCCGATCGACGCGGCGGTGCTGCTTGGCGGCTGCGACAAGTCGACGCCGGCGCTGCTCATGGGCGCGGCCTCGGCCGATGTCGCCTCGATCTTCGTGCCCGCGGGGCCGATGCTGCCGGGGCACTGGCGGGGCGAGACCCTCGGGTCCGGCACCGACATGTGGAAGTACTGGGACGAGCATCGCGCGGGCAATCTGACGGACTGTGAACTGCGGGAGCTCCAGGGCGGTTTGGCGCGTTCACCGGGCCACTGCATGACCATGGGGACCGCGTCCACGATGACCGCCGCGGCGGAAACTCTTGGCATGACCCTGCCGGGTGCGTCCTCGATCCCGGCCGTCGACTCCGCGCACGAGCGGATGGCCGCTGCCTCCGGCCGACGTGCCGTGGAGCTCGCCTGGACCGGGCTCAGGCCGTCCGAGATCCTCACCCGCGAGGCCTTCGAGGACGCCGTCACCGCGGTGCTCGGGCTGGGGGGTTCCACCAACGCGGTCATCCACCTGATCGCGATGGCGGGGCGCTGCGGGGTCGCGCTCACCCTGGACGACTTCGACCGCATCGCCCGCACGGTCCCGGTGCTGGCGAACGTCCGGCCCGGCGGACAGACCTACCTGATGGAGGACTTCTACTTCGCCGGCGGTCTGCCCGCCTTCCTCTCCCGGATCACCGACCTGCTCCATCCGGACCGGCCGACGGTGAACGGCACCCTGGGCGCGCAGGTGGAGGGTGCGGTCGTCCACGACGACGACGTCATCCGCACCCGCGAGAACCCGGTCGCGAGCGAGGGCGGGGTCGCCGTCCTGCGCGGCAACCTCTGCCCGGACGGCGCCGTCATCAAGCACATCTCCGCCGAGCCGCACCTGCTCAAGCACACCGGGCCCGCGGTCGTCTTCGACGACTACCGGACCATGCAACGCACCATCAACGACCCGGAGCTGAACATCACCGCGGACAGTGTGCTGGTGCTGCGCAACTCCGGTCCCAAGGGCGGCCCCGGCATGCCCGAGTACGGCATGCTCCCCATCCCCGACCACCTGCTCAAGCAGGGCGTGCGGGACATGGTCCGCATCTCCGACGCCCGGATGAGCGGCACGAGTTACGGCGCGTGTGCGCTGCACATCGCGCCCGAGTCGTACGTCGGCGGCCCGCTGGCCCTCGTACGGACGGGGGACAGCATCACCCTCGACGTCGAGGCACGCTCCCTCCAACTCAACGTGGACGACGAGGAGTTGGAGCGCCGACGCACGGAGTGGACGCCACCGCCCACCCGATACGAGCGCGGCTACGGCGCCCTGTACAACGACCAGATCACCCAGGCGAACACCGGCTGCGACTTCGAGTTCCTGGCGAGGTCGGGCAAGGTCCCGGATCCCTACGCAGGCTGA
- a CDS encoding TIGR03086 family metal-binding protein yields MTVPPLDLGPQTRVIALLAEGVTDDQLAHPTPCPELAVRHMLGHLLGLSAAFRDAARKDLGATTDTPPTDSVPDIGPGWREELPKVLDELAEAWRDPAAWTGMTRAGGVDLPGEVAAAVAVDELVVHGWDLARATGQPYDPDPAALQVSYDFLRASADDPSRDAIFGPVVPVPEDAPLLDRAVGLSGRNPAWTP; encoded by the coding sequence ATGACCGTCCCGCCCCTGGACCTCGGACCGCAGACACGCGTCATCGCCCTGCTGGCCGAGGGCGTCACCGATGACCAGCTGGCGCACCCGACACCCTGCCCGGAGCTCGCGGTGCGCCACATGCTCGGCCATCTGCTCGGCCTCTCCGCCGCCTTCCGCGACGCCGCCCGCAAGGACCTCGGCGCCACCACCGACACCCCGCCGACCGACTCCGTCCCGGACATCGGTCCCGGCTGGCGCGAGGAGCTCCCCAAGGTCCTCGACGAACTCGCCGAGGCCTGGCGCGACCCGGCCGCCTGGACCGGTATGACCCGCGCGGGCGGTGTCGACCTGCCCGGAGAGGTCGCCGCCGCCGTGGCCGTCGACGAACTGGTCGTCCACGGCTGGGACCTGGCCCGGGCCACCGGACAGCCCTACGACCCGGACCCCGCCGCGCTCCAGGTGTCGTACGACTTCCTCCGCGCCTCGGCCGACGACCCGAGCCGGGACGCCATCTTCGGCCCCGTCGTCCCGGTGCCCGAGGACGCGCCGCTGCTGGACCGGGCGGTCGGGCTCAGCGGGCGCAACCCGGCCTGGACGCCGTAG
- a CDS encoding glycoside hydrolase 43 family protein, which produces MTHPNPAPPVTYTNPVLNADWSDPDVVRVGDDFYLTASSFGRVPGLPLLHSRDLVNWTLVGHALERLEPAGEFTRPRHDCGVWAPSLRYHDERFWIFWGDPDQGIFQINAPGVRGPWTRPHLLKSGKGLIDPCPLWDEESGEAYLVHAWARSRSGVKNRLTGHRMDVDGLELLDEGKLIVDGDRIPGWFTLEGPKLYKHDGWFWILAPAGGVETGWQGAFRSRGFFGPYEEKVVLEQKDTDVNGPHQGGWVRTPSGQDWFLHFQQKGAYGRVVHLQPMRWGEDGWPVLGDEGAPVAVHARPDLPPQPDAAPATGDDFPGGRFGRQWQWTANPQPGWATHHSGDGLRLTCVRSADAHDLRRLPNILTQRLPGTPSAVEVQLRLHSEEPGARAGLAVLGDAFGWIGLQRGADGSVQLVHRFAEGVAEQERDADRPRMAPDGRARLRIEIGAGARCRFRYDIGEGLRPSGPVFAATPWRWVGALLGLFALAPLGGGHAGAATFSQFRIDHL; this is translated from the coding sequence GTGACACACCCGAACCCGGCGCCGCCGGTGACGTACACGAACCCGGTCCTGAACGCCGACTGGTCCGACCCCGACGTCGTCCGCGTGGGCGACGACTTCTACCTCACCGCCTCCAGCTTCGGCCGCGTCCCGGGCCTGCCGCTGCTGCACTCCCGCGACCTCGTCAACTGGACCCTGGTCGGCCACGCCCTCGAACGCCTGGAACCTGCGGGGGAGTTCACCAGGCCACGGCACGACTGCGGGGTCTGGGCGCCTTCGCTGCGCTACCACGACGAACGGTTCTGGATCTTCTGGGGCGACCCCGACCAGGGAATCTTCCAGATCAACGCCCCCGGTGTCAGGGGACCTTGGACCCGCCCGCACCTCCTCAAGTCGGGCAAGGGCCTGATCGACCCCTGCCCGCTGTGGGACGAGGAGAGCGGCGAGGCCTACCTCGTGCACGCCTGGGCCAGGTCACGCTCCGGCGTCAAGAACCGTCTCACCGGCCATCGGATGGACGTCGACGGCCTCGAACTCCTCGACGAGGGCAAGCTGATCGTCGACGGCGACCGGATCCCGGGCTGGTTCACCCTCGAAGGCCCCAAGCTGTACAAGCACGACGGCTGGTTCTGGATCCTCGCCCCGGCCGGGGGAGTGGAGACCGGCTGGCAGGGCGCCTTCCGCTCGCGCGGGTTCTTCGGGCCCTATGAGGAGAAGGTCGTCCTGGAGCAGAAGGACACCGACGTCAACGGGCCGCACCAGGGCGGCTGGGTGCGCACCCCGTCCGGCCAGGACTGGTTCCTGCACTTCCAGCAGAAGGGCGCCTACGGCAGGGTCGTCCACCTCCAGCCGATGCGCTGGGGCGAGGACGGCTGGCCGGTGCTCGGCGACGAGGGCGCCCCCGTCGCCGTACACGCAAGGCCCGACCTTCCGCCGCAGCCGGACGCGGCGCCCGCCACCGGCGACGACTTCCCCGGCGGACGCTTCGGCCGCCAGTGGCAGTGGACCGCCAACCCGCAGCCCGGCTGGGCCACACACCACTCGGGCGACGGACTGCGGCTGACCTGCGTCCGCTCCGCCGACGCGCACGACCTGCGCAGACTGCCGAACATCCTCACCCAGCGGCTGCCCGGCACGCCCTCGGCCGTCGAGGTGCAACTGCGCCTGCACAGTGAGGAACCGGGCGCACGGGCCGGACTCGCCGTCCTCGGGGACGCCTTCGGCTGGATCGGGCTCCAGCGCGGGGCCGACGGGAGCGTCCAGCTCGTGCACCGGTTCGCCGAGGGCGTCGCCGAGCAGGAGCGGGACGCCGACCGTCCCCGCATGGCCCCCGACGGGCGTGCGCGGCTGCGGATCGAGATCGGCGCGGGGGCGCGGTGCCGCTTCCGGTACGACATCGGCGAGGGCCTCCGCCCCTCGGGCCCGGTCTTCGCCGCCACCCCCTGGCGCTGGGTCGGAGCCCTGCTCGGACTGTTCGCCCTCGCCCCCCTCGGAGGCGGACACGCCGGGGCGGCAACCTTCTCGCAGTTCAGGATCGACCACCTGTAA
- a CDS encoding sugar ABC transporter permease → MAQAAAVAKPPAPPRRRRASATPRRLPYLLIAPAALLMLGFIAYPVISVFYYSLQNYNPTKPWRNGYAGFDNFVHIFTEDPQFWDTLTFSAKWVLVEVGLQLLFGLALALIVNQTFVGRAMGRALVFSPWAVSGVLTSAIWVLLYNSQTGITRYLADMGIGSYGTSWLSDTSTVFSAAVVADLWRGVPFFAILILADLQSVSKDLYEAAEVDGASRFKQFWHITLPHLKDAIILSTLLRAVWEFNNVDLLYTLTGGGPAGETTTLPLYIANTSVDAHNFGYASALTTVAFVILLFCSMVYLRLSKFGGGSK, encoded by the coding sequence ATGGCCCAAGCCGCAGCCGTGGCGAAACCGCCCGCGCCACCCCGGCGGCGCCGTGCCTCCGCCACACCGCGCAGACTGCCGTACCTGCTGATCGCGCCGGCGGCCCTGCTGATGCTGGGCTTCATCGCCTACCCGGTCATCAGCGTCTTCTACTACAGCCTCCAGAACTACAACCCCACCAAGCCGTGGCGGAACGGGTACGCGGGCTTCGACAACTTCGTCCACATCTTCACCGAGGACCCGCAGTTCTGGGACACGCTGACCTTCAGCGCCAAGTGGGTCCTCGTCGAGGTCGGACTCCAGCTGCTGTTCGGACTGGCGCTCGCACTGATCGTCAACCAGACCTTCGTGGGCCGGGCGATGGGCCGCGCGCTCGTCTTCTCCCCGTGGGCCGTCTCCGGAGTGCTGACCTCCGCGATCTGGGTGCTGCTCTACAACTCCCAGACCGGCATCACCCGTTACCTCGCCGACATGGGCATCGGCTCCTACGGCACCAGCTGGCTGTCGGACACTTCCACCGTCTTCTCGGCGGCGGTCGTCGCCGACCTGTGGCGCGGTGTCCCCTTCTTCGCGATCCTCATCCTCGCCGACCTCCAGTCCGTCTCGAAGGACCTGTACGAGGCCGCCGAGGTCGACGGGGCCAGCCGCTTCAAGCAGTTCTGGCACATCACGCTGCCCCATCTGAAGGACGCGATCATCCTGTCCACGCTGCTGCGGGCGGTGTGGGAGTTCAACAACGTCGACCTGCTCTACACCCTGACCGGCGGCGGCCCCGCGGGGGAGACGACCACCCTCCCGCTCTACATCGCCAACACCAGCGTCGACGCCCACAACTTCGGCTACGCGTCGGCCCTGACCACGGTCGCGTTCGTGATCCTGCTCTTCTGCTCGATGGTGTACCTGCGCCTGAGCAAGTTCGGAGGCGGTTCCAAGTGA
- a CDS encoding GntR family transcriptional regulator, with translation MTSVPTPIPSRTQYVLEEIKRRILTGRLTPGQALVETELAAQFGVSKTPVREALKTLAGTGLVVMSQYKGVTVRMVDADMAREVYDVRLLLEPEALKRAVRRGASLDAARDALTKADDATDTAERSLANREFHRALYLPCGNPLLGRMLDEVRDQAALVSAVAWAASPSWDREAGEHREILRLALDGDADGAARALHAHIASFVERAFPGVLDQEGQE, from the coding sequence ATGACCTCTGTGCCCACGCCGATCCCCTCCCGCACGCAGTACGTGCTGGAGGAGATCAAACGCCGCATCCTCACCGGGCGCCTGACGCCTGGTCAGGCCCTGGTGGAGACCGAACTCGCCGCACAGTTCGGGGTGTCCAAGACCCCGGTGCGCGAGGCGCTCAAGACCCTGGCCGGGACCGGGCTCGTCGTGATGAGCCAGTACAAGGGCGTCACGGTGCGCATGGTGGACGCGGACATGGCGCGCGAGGTCTACGACGTCCGCCTGCTCCTCGAACCCGAGGCGCTGAAGCGGGCGGTACGGCGAGGGGCCTCCCTCGACGCCGCCCGCGACGCCCTGACCAAGGCCGACGACGCCACCGACACCGCCGAACGCTCCCTCGCCAACCGGGAGTTCCACCGCGCGCTCTACCTGCCCTGCGGCAACCCGCTGCTCGGCCGGATGCTTGACGAGGTCCGCGACCAGGCCGCTCTGGTCTCCGCGGTCGCCTGGGCCGCCTCGCCCTCCTGGGACCGGGAGGCCGGCGAGCACCGGGAGATCCTGCGGCTCGCCCTGGACGGCGACGCGGACGGCGCCGCCCGCGCCCTGCACGCCCACATCGCGTCCTTCGTCGAACGAGCGTTCCCCGGAGTGCTGGACCAGGAAGGTCAGGAATGA
- a CDS encoding Gfo/Idh/MocA family oxidoreductase: MSTVDIVLAGARGHGRWHLENIRRLQDKGIVRLAGICELTPLTADELPEGLGTPAQSADFGALLDSTGATIAVICTPIPTHTDLALAAAGRGVHILLEKPPAPSYAEFRRMADGVAAAGVACQIGFQSLGSHAVPAIRELVEEGAIGEVTGIGGAGAWARAQTYYRRAPWAGKRRMNGVDVIDGVLTNPLAHAVATALALNGTTRAEDVTRIETELQRANDIESDDTSCVRVTTANGLPVTVAATLCAEDPDEPYVVVHGSRGRITYWYKQDRVLLQRAGHGPEEYEYGRTDLLENLVDHVTDGDELLVVPEVTGAFMKVVEAIRLAPDPTPLPATAWHLLPDEDRRVVPGIDGLVAAAADSLALYSELGADWARPHDANEVST, from the coding sequence ATGAGCACCGTAGACATCGTCCTGGCGGGTGCGCGCGGCCACGGCCGCTGGCACCTGGAGAACATCCGCCGGCTTCAGGACAAGGGGATCGTACGACTGGCGGGGATCTGCGAACTGACCCCGCTGACCGCGGACGAGCTCCCCGAAGGACTGGGCACCCCGGCGCAGTCCGCCGACTTCGGCGCGCTCCTCGACTCGACGGGCGCGACGATCGCGGTGATCTGCACCCCGATCCCGACCCACACGGACCTGGCGCTCGCGGCGGCCGGGCGGGGCGTGCACATCCTGCTGGAGAAGCCCCCCGCCCCCTCCTACGCCGAGTTCCGCCGCATGGCCGACGGCGTCGCCGCGGCCGGTGTCGCCTGCCAGATCGGCTTCCAGTCGCTGGGCTCGCACGCCGTGCCCGCGATCCGCGAACTGGTCGAGGAGGGCGCGATCGGCGAGGTGACCGGGATCGGCGGAGCCGGTGCCTGGGCGCGCGCACAGACGTACTACCGGCGTGCGCCCTGGGCGGGCAAGCGGCGGATGAACGGCGTCGACGTGATCGACGGCGTGCTGACCAACCCGCTCGCGCACGCGGTCGCCACCGCGCTCGCCCTGAACGGCACGACCCGCGCCGAGGACGTCACCCGCATCGAGACCGAGCTGCAGCGCGCCAACGACATCGAGTCCGACGACACCTCCTGCGTCCGCGTCACCACCGCGAACGGCCTCCCGGTCACCGTCGCCGCGACCCTGTGCGCCGAGGACCCCGACGAGCCGTACGTGGTCGTGCACGGCAGCCGCGGCCGGATCACCTACTGGTACAAGCAGGACCGCGTGCTGCTCCAGCGGGCCGGGCACGGCCCCGAGGAGTACGAGTACGGCCGCACCGACCTGCTGGAGAACCTGGTCGACCACGTCACCGACGGCGACGAGCTGCTGGTCGTCCCCGAGGTGACCGGCGCCTTCATGAAGGTCGTCGAGGCGATCCGGCTGGCCCCCGACCCGACCCCCCTCCCGGCCACGGCCTGGCACCTGCTCCCCGACGAGGACCGCCGTGTCGTCCCCGGCATCGACGGACTCGTCGCGGCCGCCGCCGACAGCCTCGCCCTCTACTCCGAGCTGGGCGCCGACTGGGCCCGACCACACGACGCGAACGAGGTGAGCACATGA
- a CDS encoding MFS transporter, whose product MTKTSAVLRDRNGRLFLTGVVVSGFGTSALWLVSGVWVKDLTGSDGLAALCMLAMWAPTLAGPLLGALADRVRRKPLLIGGSLLLAALLPALVAVDTPGRVWLLLVVLLVYGTVGVVHDAAESALVAGAVPPPLLGDFNGLRMAVTEGMKLVAPLAGAGLYGLYGGPGVALLDALTFVLAAGLYAGLRVRESRPGLLAATASGTPGRAPAAGTEPQPSASASSPADSRPSPSGRTSLAAGTRHLWTHPRLRPLVLAGGATMLFAGLNGALLYAVIDGLGRSPAYAGALYAVQGAGSIAVGLLSGPTLRRLGERRYAAYGIAVTAVAAGLRAVPSDPLALACSAAIGAGLPCVLISALTAVQRETPDALLGRAVATAQTLVYAPNALGLAAGAALVELVDQRPLSAVLGVAWLAVSVPLFQRPASTSRTASRSPSDANPA is encoded by the coding sequence ATGACGAAGACATCGGCGGTCCTGCGCGATCGCAACGGCAGGCTCTTTCTCACCGGGGTGGTCGTCTCCGGTTTCGGCACCTCGGCCCTGTGGCTCGTGTCCGGCGTCTGGGTCAAGGACCTCACCGGCTCGGACGGCCTGGCCGCGCTGTGCATGCTCGCGATGTGGGCACCGACCCTGGCGGGCCCCCTGCTCGGGGCACTGGCCGACCGAGTCCGCCGCAAACCCCTGCTGATCGGCGGCAGCCTCCTGCTCGCGGCCCTCCTCCCGGCCCTCGTCGCCGTCGACACCCCCGGCCGCGTGTGGCTCCTCCTTGTGGTCCTTCTCGTGTACGGCACGGTGGGCGTGGTCCATGACGCGGCGGAGTCGGCCCTGGTCGCCGGCGCCGTCCCGCCGCCCCTGCTCGGCGACTTCAACGGTCTGCGGATGGCCGTCACCGAGGGCATGAAGCTGGTGGCCCCCCTGGCGGGAGCGGGGCTGTACGGGCTCTACGGCGGTCCGGGCGTGGCACTGCTGGACGCGCTCACGTTCGTACTGGCCGCGGGGCTCTACGCCGGCCTGCGGGTCCGCGAGAGCCGACCGGGCCTCCTCGCGGCGACGGCGTCGGGAACGCCCGGCCGCGCACCGGCCGCCGGGACGGAACCGCAGCCGTCCGCGTCCGCCTCCTCCCCCGCCGACAGCCGTCCGAGCCCGTCCGGGCGCACCTCCCTGGCCGCCGGAACCCGGCACCTGTGGACGCACCCGCGCCTGCGCCCGCTGGTCCTGGCCGGCGGCGCCACCATGCTGTTCGCGGGGCTCAACGGCGCGCTGCTGTACGCCGTGATCGACGGACTCGGCCGCTCCCCCGCGTACGCCGGTGCGCTGTACGCCGTCCAGGGCGCCGGTTCGATCGCGGTGGGGCTGCTCTCCGGGCCCACCCTGCGGCGGCTGGGCGAGCGCAGGTACGCCGCGTACGGCATCGCGGTGACCGCGGTGGCCGCCGGGCTTCGGGCGGTCCCGTCCGACCCGCTGGCCCTGGCGTGCAGCGCGGCCATCGGCGCGGGGCTCCCCTGTGTGCTGATCTCCGCGCTCACCGCCGTGCAGCGCGAGACCCCGGACGCGCTGCTGGGCCGTGCCGTCGCGACGGCCCAGACGCTGGTGTACGCCCCGAACGCGCTCGGTCTCGCGGCGGGCGCGGCCCTGGTCGAACTGGTCGACCAGCGGCCGCTGTCGGCCGTCCTCGGCGTGGCCTGGCTCGCCGTGTCGGTCCCGCTGTTTCAGAGGCCGGCGAGCACCTCGCGGACCGCGTCCAGGTCGCCGTCCGACGCCAACCCGGCGTGA
- a CDS encoding PmoA family protein: MTTPDSPVLRVAGRPVGRYVTRPELPARLSPRPYLHPVTTLAGTAVTELGPADHLHHLGVGVAVPDVEGHNFWGGRTYVRDQGPTELDNHGAQRHNSFQLLDPDGFVEELRWVASGTELLRERRTVAAAELTATAWALDFTFSFTNVTQGPLSIGSPATNGRPGAAYGGFFWRARKEAAAPEVFTVDREGESAIHGTRADWVALTGATWTLVFAGATDRTRKDPWFVRAGEYPGVGSSLASEERLPIPPGETVVRRIVTVVADGRLPGPEAAALVRKAVSQ; this comes from the coding sequence ATGACGACCCCCGATTCCCCGGTCCTGCGTGTCGCGGGCCGCCCGGTCGGCCGCTACGTCACCCGGCCCGAGCTGCCCGCCCGGCTCTCCCCGCGCCCCTATCTGCACCCCGTCACCACCCTGGCCGGCACGGCGGTCACCGAACTCGGCCCCGCCGACCACCTCCACCACCTCGGCGTCGGTGTCGCCGTTCCCGACGTCGAGGGGCACAACTTCTGGGGCGGGCGCACCTACGTCCGCGACCAGGGCCCGACCGAGCTCGACAACCACGGCGCCCAGCGCCACAACTCCTTCCAGCTCCTCGACCCCGACGGCTTCGTGGAGGAGCTGCGCTGGGTCGCCTCGGGAACCGAGCTGCTGCGCGAGCGGCGTACCGTAGCGGCCGCCGAACTGACCGCCACCGCCTGGGCGTTGGACTTCACCTTCTCCTTCACCAACGTCACCCAGGGCCCCCTGTCCATCGGCAGCCCGGCCACCAACGGCCGCCCGGGCGCGGCTTACGGCGGCTTCTTCTGGCGGGCCCGGAAGGAGGCCGCGGCACCCGAGGTGTTCACCGTCGACCGCGAGGGCGAGTCGGCGATCCACGGCACCCGCGCCGACTGGGTCGCCCTGACCGGCGCCACCTGGACACTCGTCTTCGCCGGGGCCACCGACCGGACCCGCAAGGACCCCTGGTTCGTGCGGGCCGGCGAGTACCCGGGCGTGGGCTCGTCGCTGGCGTCCGAGGAGCGGCTGCCGATCCCGCCCGGCGAGACCGTCGTACGGCGGATCGTCACCGTCGTGGCCGACGGGCGCCTGCCCGGGCCGGAAGCGGCGGCCCTGGTACGCAAGGCGGTCAGCCAGTGA